In Podospora pseudocomata strain CBS 415.72m chromosome 4, whole genome shotgun sequence, the genomic stretch AGTCTCAAACACATCCAACGCCGCTCCCCCAATCTGTTCCCCTTCCAAAGCCTCGAACAACGCATCCTCGTCAATCGACGTTCCTCTCCCCACATTCACCACCCACGCATGGTTTGGCAAGTACCCCAGCCTCTCCCTGTTCAAAGCATGTTTCGTCGAGGCATCCCCCGGCAGAATCATCACCAATGCATCCGTCTCTTTCAAGATGTCCTCCAACGAGTCCTCACCAAACACCTCAATCCCATCCCTCACTCCCTTGCTCCTCGCCAGCCCCTTGACAGTCGCGCCCAAAGCCACAAGATGCGGTGTCAGTGACTTGGCAATGTTGCCGAATCCCCAAATTGTTACTCTGGCATCTCTCAGTGTTCTGAAGGTACCCTTCTCCCGATCTGGCTGCGGACCACCAAGGTGACCAGGCCACTTCCCTTGCAGTTGGTAATCCCTCATCTCGTAGAACCTTCTCGCGGCATTGAGCAACAAGCCCAGGGCGTGTTCGGCAACCGTCCTGTCGTGCAGCCCAGAGCCGGTGGTGATCTTGACCTTGGAGGCGTCAAACCCGGCCGAGAGGACGTCATTGGGACCGGCAGCGAGGGACTGGATCCATTTCAGGTCCTTGAGGTTCTTGACCGCGTAGGTGAGATTGTCTTTGGAGTTGGCCCAGGTGACTAGGATCTCGGCGTCATGGTGCTCGGAGGGGAGAGTGGGGGATTTGACATCgtaggggtggagggtgagggtggggaagCCGGTTATTTTGGCGGGGTCGAGTACCAAGGAAGTTGGATAGAGGAGCTTCATgtttgctggggaggagggagagaaggcTCTGGTTTTGGTTATAGATGCAAGTGATGGTTGGGCAGAGGATTTGAAGATGTAGAAGCTGGGACGAAGAGGCAGCTGGAGCATTAGGTAGACTGAAACTAGAAGTCGATGATGACTGAGCTTCCCAAATGTCGTGAGTGAGGGGTCGATGTTGCCAAACAAATCATTGGCGGCCGTTACCAGTGGGACGTGTGGAGCTTGCCGGCCGGTGTCGGAGCCGGAGCGGAGTCGGGATTTCGGCAGTGGAAGGGTTCTGGAATCCGGGGAAAGTGGCATCTACTGTTCGTCAGGAGGTCGGCCCATGCTTTGCTGAGCCTGCTCCGCGTTGCCCTCCAGCCCCGCCAAAATTGCCTTATCTCCTCCAGGAATGACCATCTCAAAAGTCTTGTCCAAGACCACATAGTCGTAATAACCACACCGCGCGATGGGTTTCGTCTTGCCAATATCCAGCTTCCCCTCTTTCGACAAGGCCCAGTCGGCAATGTGCACCCCTTCGACCTTTCCAATCACCAAGTCCACACCCCCCATCACCGACGCTCCCGGCAGTCGCAATGTTGAGTGATAACTGCACTCAAATTTGACTGGACTTTCCCTCACCATCGGAACCGGGTTCTGGACATCACCCGGCAGACAAGAACTAAACTCCTTTTCCAAACCTA encodes the following:
- a CDS encoding hypothetical protein (SMCOG1072:dehydrogenase; COG:C; antiSMASH:Cluster_6; EggNog:ENOG503P03J), which produces MFYQPGKTHHNLPFDPFKACVVPRPIGWISTTSPLTPASPSTQPTHNLAPFSQFTNLSFDPPYVMFSANQTPEGFKKDTVRNVESTAKFVWNLATWDLREKVNASAQQFPFEVDEFEHVGLEKEFSSCLPGDVQNPVPMVRESPVKFECSYHSTLRLPGASVMGGVDLVIGKVEGVHIADWALSKEGKLDIGKTKPIARCGYYDYVVLDKTFEMVIPGGDKAILAGLEGNAEQAQQSMGRPPDEQTLPLPKSRLRSGSDTGRQAPHVPLVTAANDLFGNIDPSLTTFGKLSHHRLLVSVYLMLQLPLRPSFYIFKSSAQPSLASITKTRAFSPSSPANMKLLYPTSLVLDPAKITGFPTLTLHPYDVKSPTLPSEHHDAEILVTWANSKDNLTYAVKNLKDLKWIQSLAAGPNDVLSAGFDASKVKITTGSGLHDRTVAEHALGLLLNAARRFYEMRDYQLQGKWPGHLGGPQPDREKGTFRTLRDARVTIWGFGNIAKSLTPHLVALGATVKGLARSKGVRDGIEVFGEDSLEDILKETDALVMILPGDASTKHALNRERLGYLPNHAWVVNVGRGTSIDEDALFEALEGEQIGGAALDVFETEPLPEGNKLYGAKNLILSPHAAGGRPQGAEELIVENLRKFLGGQELKNII